In a single window of the Thermus amyloliquefaciens genome:
- a CDS encoding c-type cytochrome yields the protein MARWLLLLLPLLSACGWMWEQPKVKPFRQAPLQVQVAPERVRFGENLNLEVRTGLKPEGGFADNPYAFTEGEFLRGKVLYRSFCAICHGLNGEGDGRVIPLGMPKPRSFLDPAVKAMPEGYFYFAATNGFGRMLSYKSRIPERERWLIARYIKRCLQMEACPLEVVNAEVY from the coding sequence GTGGCTAGGTGGCTCCTTCTCCTTCTCCCTCTCCTTTCCGCCTGCGGCTGGATGTGGGAGCAGCCCAAGGTGAAGCCCTTCCGACAAGCCCCCTTGCAGGTCCAGGTGGCCCCGGAGCGGGTGCGCTTCGGGGAGAACCTGAACCTGGAGGTGCGCACCGGCCTTAAGCCCGAGGGCGGGTTCGCCGATAACCCCTACGCCTTCACGGAGGGGGAGTTTTTGCGGGGCAAGGTCCTCTACCGTTCCTTCTGCGCCATCTGCCACGGGCTCAACGGGGAAGGGGACGGGCGGGTGATCCCCTTGGGGATGCCCAAGCCCCGCTCCTTCCTGGACCCCGCGGTGAAGGCCATGCCCGAAGGCTACTTCTACTTCGCGGCCACCAACGGCTTTGGCCGCATGCTCTCCTACAAGAGCCGCATCCCGGAGAGGGAGCGCTGGCTCATCGCCCGCTACATCAAGCGGTGCCTCCAGATGGAGGCCTGCCCCCTGGAGGTGGTGAATGCAGAGGTCTATTGA
- a CDS encoding IS630 family transposase, with protein sequence MVLLRYLFPWLGVELWALDEHRLGLKPLRRRLWALRGKTPLVWERPRYRWLYVYTFVRPNTGENEHWLLPSVDTVSFEAVLRAFARGRGAGKGKVVLVVLDRAGWHTSPKLRVPEGVGLVFLPPYSPELQPVERVWSLVDAGVANGQVETEEELWERVEARCAYLRTQHALIRSYTLFHWWPGGC encoded by the coding sequence TTGGTCCTTCTGCGCTACCTGTTTCCGTGGCTGGGGGTGGAGCTATGGGCCTTGGACGAGCATCGCTTGGGCCTGAAGCCCCTCCGCCGTCGCCTGTGGGCTCTGCGGGGGAAGACCCCTCTGGTCTGGGAGAGGCCGCGCTATCGGTGGCTTTACGTCTACACCTTCGTGCGGCCCAACACGGGGGAGAACGAGCACTGGCTGTTGCCCTCCGTGGACACGGTGTCCTTTGAGGCGGTCCTTAGGGCCTTTGCCCGGGGCCGAGGGGCTGGGAAGGGCAAGGTGGTCTTGGTGGTTCTGGACCGGGCGGGGTGGCATACTTCCCCGAAGCTGCGGGTACCTGAGGGGGTGGGGTTGGTGTTCTTGCCGCCCTATTCCCCGGAGCTACAGCCGGTGGAGCGGGTGTGGAGCTTGGTGGATGCGGGGGTGGCCAATGGGCAGGTGGAGACGGAGGAGGAGCTTTGGGAGCGGGTGGAGGCGCGGTGTGCGTACCTCCGGACCCAGCATGCCCTCATCCGGAGCTACACCCTCTTCCACTGGTGGCCTGGGGGGTGCTGA
- a CDS encoding DUF3341 domain-containing protein, with protein sequence MLYGLMAYFDAPEKLLAALRTLKAQGYRRLEALTPNPVEGIEEVLGGDGRIPWIAFALGVLGVGLGLFLQIYTTLDYPHNAGGKPLLGWPAFIPVTFELTILTITVGIFLFLLYMNGLPLAAHPAVQAKEYVRVLLDEYGIFVYASDPKFDLEGTKALLWELGAEVEEVRRG encoded by the coding sequence ATGCTCTACGGACTCATGGCCTATTTTGACGCGCCGGAGAAGCTGCTGGCGGCTTTGCGGACCCTGAAGGCCCAAGGGTACCGGCGCCTCGAGGCCCTCACCCCAAACCCCGTGGAGGGGATAGAGGAGGTGTTGGGTGGGGACGGGCGCATTCCCTGGATCGCCTTCGCCCTGGGGGTCTTGGGCGTGGGTCTTGGCCTCTTTCTCCAGATCTATACCACCCTGGACTACCCCCACAACGCCGGGGGCAAGCCCCTTTTGGGCTGGCCCGCCTTCATCCCCGTGACCTTTGAGCTCACCATCCTCACCATCACCGTGGGCATCTTCCTCTTCCTTCTGTACATGAACGGCCTGCCCTTGGCCGCCCACCCCGCGGTGCAGGCCAAGGAGTACGTGCGGGTCCTGCTGGACGAGTACGGGATCTTCGTCTACGCCTCCGACCCCAAGTTTGACCTGGAGGGCACCAAGGCCCTTCTCTGGGAACTGGGGGCGGAGGTGGAGGAGGTGCGGCGTGGCTAG
- a CDS encoding cytochrome c3 family protein — protein sequence MRRRNRWVKTFFWGAVLGVFALLGVVFSGVAVGAFEYRTQPVEQPVPFSHAFHAGGLGLSCRYCHASVERAPYAGLPPTETCMTCHTFIKPDSPNLALVRKSWETGEPLRWNRVINLPDFVYFHHGAHVAKGVGCAECHGRVDQMAVVYQPQAFTMKFCLDCHRQPEARLRPREQVFNMAYTPDPQLAERLKQVYQVRSAEALTSCNTCHR from the coding sequence ATGAGGCGGCGCAACCGATGGGTCAAAACCTTCTTTTGGGGAGCGGTTCTGGGGGTGTTCGCCCTCCTGGGGGTGGTGTTTTCCGGGGTGGCGGTGGGGGCTTTTGAGTACCGCACCCAGCCCGTGGAGCAGCCCGTGCCCTTCAGCCACGCCTTCCACGCGGGGGGCTTGGGGCTTTCCTGCCGCTACTGCCATGCCAGCGTGGAGCGGGCCCCTTACGCGGGGCTTCCCCCCACGGAGACCTGCATGACCTGCCATACCTTCATTAAGCCCGACAGCCCCAACCTGGCCCTGGTGCGGAAGAGCTGGGAGACGGGGGAGCCCTTGCGCTGGAACCGGGTCATCAACCTCCCGGACTTCGTCTACTTCCACCACGGCGCCCACGTGGCCAAGGGGGTGGGGTGCGCCGAGTGCCACGGCCGGGTGGACCAGATGGCGGTGGTGTACCAGCCCCAGGCCTTCACCATGAAGTTCTGCCTGGACTGCCACCGCCAGCCGGAAGCCCGCCTCAGGCCAAGGGAGCAGGTCTTCAACATGGCCTACACCCCCGATCCCCAGCTGGCTGAGCGGTTGAAGCAGGTCTACCAGGTGCGTTCGGCGGAGGCCCTTACCAGCTGCAACACCTGTCACCGCTAG
- a CDS encoding NAD(P)/FAD-dependent oxidoreductase, with translation MATRILVLGGGSGGLVAANKVKKLLGREVEVTLVDKNAYHEFMPAYPWVAFGMREPEQVKRPLANLEKRGVHYLQATVEALDPANNKVKTSAGELAYDYLIVSLGAEALPAPAEDSYAPWSLEGALKLREALKGFKGGRVVVGVSSPYYPCPPAPYEVAGQVEFALKVKGVRGKSTVEVFHLNPLPLAGMGPVISGKVMEILRSKGITFHGEFEPVAFEGGKVKAKDGRELPYDLLILTPPFAPNRVVRESPLAGPQGFPEVDKATFRSPRFPNVFVIGDTVNPSLMLPPAGVVAHFQGEYVAGVIASDLKGAYIGEPFNPVAMCIMDFGDNALLPQCSFERLLAGTGMPSCGVMAVGKWVRVTKMLFEGFWFATLIE, from the coding sequence ATGGCGACGAGGATTCTGGTCCTGGGAGGCGGCTCGGGTGGCTTGGTGGCGGCCAACAAGGTGAAGAAGCTCTTGGGCCGCGAGGTGGAGGTCACCCTCGTGGACAAGAACGCCTACCACGAGTTCATGCCCGCCTACCCTTGGGTGGCCTTCGGCATGCGGGAGCCGGAGCAGGTGAAAAGGCCCCTGGCCAACCTGGAAAAGCGGGGCGTCCACTACCTCCAGGCCACGGTGGAGGCCCTGGACCCCGCCAACAACAAGGTGAAGACCAGCGCCGGGGAGCTCGCCTACGATTACCTGATCGTCTCCCTGGGGGCCGAGGCCCTGCCTGCTCCAGCGGAGGACAGCTACGCCCCTTGGAGCCTCGAGGGGGCCCTGAAGCTCCGGGAAGCCCTCAAGGGCTTCAAGGGCGGCAGGGTGGTGGTGGGGGTTTCCTCCCCCTACTACCCCTGCCCCCCGGCCCCCTACGAGGTGGCGGGCCAGGTGGAGTTTGCCCTGAAGGTCAAGGGGGTGCGGGGGAAGAGCACCGTGGAGGTCTTCCACCTGAACCCCCTGCCCCTGGCGGGCATGGGCCCGGTGATCTCGGGGAAGGTCATGGAGATCCTCCGCTCCAAGGGCATCACCTTCCACGGGGAGTTTGAGCCCGTGGCCTTTGAGGGGGGCAAGGTGAAGGCCAAGGACGGGCGGGAGCTTCCTTACGACCTCCTCATCCTCACGCCGCCCTTCGCCCCCAACCGGGTGGTGCGGGAGTCCCCCTTGGCGGGCCCCCAGGGCTTCCCCGAGGTGGACAAGGCCACCTTCCGCTCCCCCAGGTTCCCCAACGTCTTCGTCATCGGCGACACGGTGAACCCCTCCCTCATGCTGCCCCCCGCCGGGGTGGTGGCCCACTTCCAAGGGGAGTACGTGGCCGGGGTCATCGCCTCCGACCTCAAGGGGGCCTACATCGGCGAGCCCTTCAACCCCGTGGCCATGTGCATCATGGACTTCGGCGACAACGCCCTTTTGCCGCAGTGCTCCTTTGAGAGGCTCCTGGCGGGCACGGGCATGCCCTCCTGCGGGGTGATGGCGGTGGGCAAGTGGGTGCGGGTGACCAAGATGCTCTTTGAGGGCTTCTGGTTCGCCACCCTCATCGAGTAG
- a CDS encoding DUF1641 domain-containing protein, with amino-acid sequence METLTVEERLARIEEVLEKSGLALLAQVGAGETLAENLGLLMDPKNLQLISLLARFLDQAEALEKLADTLEKLDKSGALAFLGHLSENFGEGLGMLMEPQLLRLASHGANVLDILSRIEPAAIGMMASALQRGLSETFTPEVMQDPPRVGLAGILKQLSDPEVQKALGVLFLLLKALGKAFGHLNEDMKAIQALMAKMMPKK; translated from the coding sequence ATGGAGACCCTGACGGTGGAAGAGCGGCTGGCCCGCATTGAGGAGGTCCTGGAGAAAAGCGGCCTCGCCCTCCTGGCCCAGGTGGGGGCAGGGGAGACCCTCGCCGAGAACCTGGGCCTCCTCATGGACCCCAAGAACCTGCAGCTCATCTCCCTCCTGGCCCGTTTCCTGGACCAGGCCGAGGCCTTGGAGAAGCTGGCGGATACCCTGGAAAAGCTGGACAAGTCTGGCGCCCTGGCCTTCTTGGGCCACCTCTCCGAGAACTTCGGCGAGGGGTTGGGGATGCTCATGGAGCCCCAGCTCCTAAGGCTCGCCTCCCACGGAGCCAACGTCCTGGACATCCTTTCCCGGATTGAGCCCGCCGCCATCGGCATGATGGCCAGCGCCCTGCAGCGGGGGCTTTCGGAAACCTTCACCCCCGAGGTGATGCAGGACCCGCCCCGGGTGGGCCTTGCGGGGATTTTGAAGCAGCTTTCCGACCCCGAGGTGCAGAAGGCCCTGGGCGTGCTTTTCCTGCTCCTAAAGGCCCTGGGCAAGGCCTTCGGCCACCTGAACGAGGACATGAAGGCCATCCAGGCCCTCATGGCCAAGATGATGCCCAAGAAGTGA
- a CDS encoding 4Fe-4S dicluster domain-containing protein, whose protein sequence is MRERRGYEEALERELFREEFPFGPLTRRGFLALGLLSLAACTPVVRRQGVPYVRQPEWVVEGGEAEFVTATVHAGFAEPVRVKVYQERPLFLAPLERAMSPYPLAGLYALYDPARQGKAPDWEGFYQAWRKALAEGETLLVLPRTTSPRLEGLLARAQARFPNLRVARFEAWSLENVYLGAEVAFGRRAWPVYTPERAETVLLLDVEAHEHPAGYLWWAALSQRRLPPMNRIYAVESGASLLGGMADHRLALKPSQVEAFALALAQTLGVVQGTPPSDYGGFLPALAEDLQRGGVVLAGPQLSPGAQALVMAINQALGAPVRYVEPPEKEVATPRAFSQAEGAERLVWAAEGPLPSLAGKAFSAVLSLYPHKGAGWSLPLAHALEASGQHRDAEGRLWPAQALIQPLWGGKSLEEVLAGLLGEEVPALSPEEKRALVEGRPLAEAQEVPLGVRPGLEGRLPPLREEAPLEITLRPDASLYDGRYRDNPYLQELPRPLSRLVWDGALLLGEEDTEALGLLADIRARERRADPKRPLLRVRAGGKEALLPLWPLPGLPRGSGVAPLSHFFHPEGVAFPAEVAPTGRDYPLVSTQYHGYLGEVEAARVMTAEEALKAEPHQEKRVSFYPPWPQGEHAWAMTVDLSRCLGCGLCTLACQVENNIPVVGKEEVRKGREMHWIRIDRYFAEEGVVHQPVMCQHCEKAPCEAVCPVAATEHSSEGLNLMVYNRCVGTKYCSANCPYKARRFNFFPYGEAFVGKGDPRRAKESPLSLLMNPEVTVRSRGVMEKCTYCVQRIETTRARAAQEGRKIRTGEVVTACQEVCPGKAIHFGDLLDPEDPIQAHRKEGRHYTLLEEANTWPRTTYLAHLRNPNPKLKEGKHGA, encoded by the coding sequence ATGAGGGAACGACGCGGTTATGAAGAGGCTTTGGAACGGGAGCTCTTTCGCGAGGAGTTTCCTTTTGGCCCCCTGACCCGGCGGGGGTTCTTGGCCCTGGGCCTTTTGTCCCTAGCCGCCTGTACCCCGGTGGTGCGGCGCCAGGGCGTCCCTTACGTGCGCCAGCCGGAATGGGTGGTGGAGGGGGGGGAGGCGGAGTTCGTCACCGCCACGGTCCATGCCGGCTTTGCCGAGCCGGTGCGGGTGAAGGTCTACCAGGAAAGGCCCCTCTTCCTGGCGCCCTTGGAGAGGGCCATGAGCCCCTATCCCCTGGCGGGCCTATACGCCCTCTACGACCCGGCCCGCCAGGGGAAGGCCCCGGATTGGGAGGGCTTCTACCAGGCCTGGCGGAAGGCCTTAGCGGAGGGGGAGACCCTCCTGGTCCTGCCCCGCACCACCTCCCCGAGGCTCGAGGGCCTCCTGGCAAGGGCCCAGGCCCGCTTCCCCAACCTCCGGGTGGCCCGGTTTGAGGCCTGGAGCCTGGAGAACGTCTACCTGGGGGCGGAGGTGGCCTTCGGGCGGAGGGCCTGGCCCGTGTACACTCCGGAGCGGGCGGAGACGGTGCTCCTTCTGGACGTGGAGGCGCACGAGCACCCGGCGGGCTACCTCTGGTGGGCGGCCCTAAGCCAAAGGCGCCTTCCCCCCATGAACCGCATCTATGCGGTGGAAAGCGGGGCGAGCCTTTTGGGGGGCATGGCGGACCACCGTTTGGCCTTGAAGCCCAGCCAGGTGGAGGCCTTTGCCCTGGCCCTGGCCCAGACCCTGGGGGTGGTCCAGGGGACCCCCCCCTCGGACTACGGGGGGTTTCTCCCGGCCTTGGCGGAGGACCTGCAAAGGGGCGGGGTGGTCCTGGCCGGGCCCCAGCTCTCCCCGGGGGCCCAGGCCCTGGTCATGGCCATCAACCAGGCCCTCGGGGCGCCGGTGCGCTATGTGGAGCCCCCGGAGAAGGAGGTGGCCACCCCCAGGGCCTTTTCCCAGGCCGAGGGGGCCGAGCGCCTGGTGTGGGCGGCGGAGGGACCCTTGCCCAGCCTTGCGGGCAAGGCCTTTTCCGCGGTCCTTTCCCTCTACCCCCACAAGGGGGCCGGTTGGAGCCTGCCCTTGGCCCATGCCCTCGAGGCCTCCGGCCAGCACCGGGATGCCGAGGGCCGGCTCTGGCCCGCTCAGGCCCTGATCCAGCCCCTGTGGGGCGGGAAGAGCCTGGAGGAGGTTTTGGCGGGGCTTCTGGGGGAGGAGGTTCCCGCCCTTAGCCCGGAGGAGAAGCGGGCCTTGGTGGAGGGGAGGCCCTTGGCGGAGGCCCAGGAGGTACCCCTGGGGGTGCGCCCCGGCCTGGAGGGCCGCCTTCCCCCTCTGCGGGAGGAGGCTCCCTTGGAGATCACCCTACGCCCCGATGCCAGCCTCTACGACGGGCGCTACCGCGACAACCCCTATTTGCAAGAGCTGCCCCGGCCCCTGAGCCGGTTGGTGTGGGATGGGGCCCTCCTCCTCGGGGAGGAGGATACCGAGGCCTTGGGCCTTCTTGCGGACATCCGGGCCCGGGAGCGCCGGGCGGATCCCAAAAGGCCCCTTCTGCGGGTTAGGGCGGGGGGCAAGGAGGCCCTCCTTCCCCTCTGGCCCCTTCCCGGCCTGCCCCGGGGGAGCGGGGTGGCCCCTCTTTCCCACTTCTTCCACCCCGAGGGGGTGGCCTTCCCCGCGGAGGTGGCCCCCACGGGCCGGGACTACCCCCTGGTCTCCACCCAGTACCACGGCTATTTGGGGGAGGTGGAGGCGGCGAGGGTGATGACCGCGGAGGAAGCCCTGAAGGCCGAGCCCCACCAGGAGAAGCGGGTCTCCTTCTACCCCCCTTGGCCCCAGGGGGAGCACGCTTGGGCCATGACCGTGGACCTAAGCCGCTGTTTGGGCTGCGGGCTTTGCACCCTGGCCTGCCAGGTGGAGAACAACATCCCCGTGGTGGGCAAGGAGGAGGTGCGGAAGGGGCGGGAGATGCACTGGATCCGCATCGACCGGTATTTCGCCGAGGAGGGGGTGGTGCACCAGCCGGTGATGTGCCAGCACTGCGAGAAGGCTCCCTGCGAGGCGGTCTGCCCGGTGGCGGCCACGGAGCATTCCAGCGAGGGCCTGAACCTCATGGTCTACAACCGCTGCGTGGGCACCAAGTATTGCTCCGCCAACTGCCCCTACAAGGCGCGGCGCTTCAACTTCTTCCCCTACGGGGAGGCCTTCGTGGGCAAGGGGGACCCCAGAAGGGCGAAGGAAAGCCCCCTCTCCCTCCTCATGAACCCCGAGGTCACGGTCAGGAGCCGCGGGGTGATGGAGAAGTGCACCTACTGCGTGCAACGCATCGAGACCACCCGGGCCCGGGCGGCCCAGGAGGGGCGCAAGATCCGCACCGGGGAGGTGGTGACCGCCTGCCAGGAGGTCTGCCCCGGGAAGGCCATCCACTTCGGGGACCTCCTGGACCCCGAGGACCCCATCCAGGCCCACCGTAAGGAGGGGCGGCACTACACCCTTTTGGAGGAGGCCAACACCTGGCCCCGGACCACCTACCTGGCCCATCTGAGAAACCCCAATCCCAAGCTGAAGGAGGGGAAGCATGGCGCATAA
- a CDS encoding winged helix-turn-helix domain-containing protein, translating into MQLAKHRRRPRLELKDPPHPDNLHALYRETEDPVERARWHALWLLATGHPIPQVAKILGYSERWVRTVIHRYNQGGLRAMADLRHRNKGKPPLLPPEVQEAFRQALQAPHPRDGLWTIRNAAEWLSERLGREVDPRRAWSWMRRLGFAPLRPRPRHRERDLEAGEEFKKSSS; encoded by the coding sequence GTGCAACTGGCCAAGCACCGACGCCGCCCCAGGCTGGAACTCAAGGACCCTCCCCACCCCGACAACCTCCACGCCCTCTACCGGGAGACAGAAGACCCAGTGGAACGGGCCCGCTGGCACGCCCTGTGGCTCCTGGCCACCGGCCACCCTATCCCCCAGGTGGCCAAGATCCTGGGCTACTCCGAGCGCTGGGTCCGCACCGTGATCCATCGCTACAACCAGGGGGGCCTGAGGGCCATGGCCGACCTACGCCACCGCAACAAGGGTAAGCCTCCCCTCCTCCCCCCCGAGGTCCAGGAGGCTTTTCGCCAGGCCCTGCAGGCCCCTCACCCCCGGGATGGCCTGTGGACCATCCGCAACGCCGCGGAGTGGCTTTCCGAGAGGCTGGGGCGAGAGGTGGACCCCAGGCGGGCCTGGAGTTGGATGCGGAGGCTGGGCTTTGCCCCCCTGCGTCCCCGTCCCCGGCACCGGGAACGAGACCTGGAGGCGGGGGAGGAGTTTAAAAAAAGCTCCTCCTGA
- the nrfD gene encoding NrfD/PsrC family molybdoenzyme membrane anchor subunit, which produces MAHKEPHPDHDLIQGEWTEKTLVEKLLEPVEKPAPRPWRVVVAVGAALTLAWLYAIFVTFVKGLGTWGINQPVAWGFDIVHFVWWIGIGHAGTLISAILVLMRQNWRDSLNRVTEAMTFFAILAAATYPLIHMGRPQLFYWVMPYPTHMALWPQYKSPLSWDVLAIMTYITISTLFLYLGLIPDLALLRERSRGFRRKLYGWLSLGWTGNAVHWQRYRAVYVLLAGLATPVVISVHSVVSMDFAYGLVPGWHLTVFPPFFAAGAIYSGFAMALTLIIPLRKWYRLEGVITERHLDWMAKVTLASGLGVAYIYLLEIFIAWYAGEPAEWAQQLWRMTGPYAPYYWAMMLINVVLLQTLWFPRFRRNIAWLFVFSILANVGMWLERFVIVVISLSHDFLPGNFQLYYPTWVDWTLFLGTIGFFLFGLSLFIRIFPPIAVAEMVHLFHRLRKH; this is translated from the coding sequence ATGGCGCATAAGGAACCCCACCCCGACCACGACCTCATCCAAGGGGAGTGGACGGAAAAGACGCTGGTGGAAAAGCTTTTGGAGCCCGTGGAAAAGCCAGCCCCCAGGCCCTGGCGGGTGGTGGTGGCCGTGGGGGCGGCCCTGACCCTGGCCTGGCTCTACGCCATCTTCGTCACCTTCGTGAAGGGCCTTGGCACCTGGGGCATCAACCAGCCCGTGGCCTGGGGGTTTGACATCGTCCACTTCGTCTGGTGGATCGGCATCGGCCACGCGGGGACCCTGATCAGCGCCATCCTGGTCCTCATGCGCCAGAACTGGCGGGACTCCCTGAACCGGGTCACCGAGGCCATGACCTTCTTCGCCATCCTGGCCGCGGCCACCTATCCCCTCATCCACATGGGCCGGCCCCAGCTCTTCTACTGGGTCATGCCCTACCCCACCCACATGGCCCTTTGGCCCCAGTACAAAAGCCCCCTTTCCTGGGACGTGCTGGCCATCATGACCTACATCACCATCTCCACCCTCTTCCTCTACCTGGGCCTGATCCCCGACCTGGCCCTTTTGCGGGAGAGGAGCCGGGGCTTTCGCCGGAAGCTTTACGGGTGGCTCTCCTTGGGCTGGACGGGGAACGCCGTGCACTGGCAGCGTTACCGGGCGGTCTATGTGCTCCTGGCGGGCCTGGCCACCCCGGTGGTGATCTCCGTGCACTCGGTGGTGAGCATGGACTTCGCCTACGGCCTGGTGCCGGGATGGCACCTCACGGTCTTCCCCCCCTTCTTCGCCGCGGGGGCCATCTACTCGGGCTTCGCCATGGCCCTGACCCTCATCATCCCCCTTAGGAAGTGGTACCGGCTGGAAGGGGTGATCACCGAGCGGCACCTGGACTGGATGGCCAAGGTGACCCTGGCCTCGGGGCTCGGGGTGGCCTACATCTACCTTTTGGAGATCTTCATCGCCTGGTACGCGGGGGAGCCCGCGGAGTGGGCCCAGCAGCTTTGGCGCATGACCGGGCCCTACGCCCCCTACTACTGGGCCATGATGCTCATCAACGTGGTCCTCTTGCAGACCCTCTGGTTCCCCCGCTTCCGCCGGAACATCGCTTGGCTTTTTGTCTTCTCCATCCTGGCCAACGTGGGCATGTGGCTGGAGCGCTTCGTGATCGTGGTCATCAGCCTGTCCCACGACTTCCTCCCCGGAAACTTCCAGCTTTACTACCCCACCTGGGTGGACTGGACCCTTTTCCTGGGCACCATCGGCTTCTTCCTCTTTGGGCTTTCCCTTTTCATCCGCATCTTTCCCCCCATCGCGGTGGCGGAGATGGTGCACCTGTTCCACCGCCTGCGCAAGCACTAG
- a CDS encoding IS256 family transposase, whose product MYKRGVPGLGRRYPVDQDTLQVMLREAVRQTVTEVLQILLDADREAFLRQHGGRKNGYYPRKLETAFGQVKLAIPRDREGKYYPSLLQPYARRQVDVGEVAIALYAAGVSQRKAAEVMSLLLGHRYTHETISAITDQVLEAAEAFQKRPLPEEMAFVYLDGFFLKVLREGLGVERAAVYVALGVTPKGERQVLGFWLLPTENAHAWGEVLKELWERGLRRVLLLVTDGLPGIEEAIRRVYPMAGWQRCVVHMVRSSLGQVRSRDRALLAQDLKGVYMAGSRQEALGALERLREAWGARYPSLVASWWENSGALLRFHDYPQVLWPYLRSTNLMERFIREVRRGTKVRDHKFPRPESVFKLLYLEAERQEGRWSERRLKGFAEVREVLEKMLLERYAPRTQTLTHKS is encoded by the coding sequence GTGTATAAAAGGGGGGTACCAGGATTAGGAAGGAGGTACCCCGTGGACCAGGATACCTTGCAGGTGATGCTAAGGGAAGCGGTGAGGCAGACGGTGACCGAGGTCTTGCAGATTCTCCTGGACGCCGACCGGGAAGCCTTCTTGCGCCAGCACGGGGGACGCAAGAACGGCTACTACCCCCGCAAGCTGGAGACCGCCTTTGGCCAGGTGAAGCTGGCCATCCCCCGGGATCGGGAAGGGAAATACTATCCCAGCCTCCTTCAACCCTATGCCCGCCGTCAGGTGGACGTGGGGGAGGTGGCCATTGCCCTTTACGCCGCTGGGGTGAGTCAACGCAAAGCGGCGGAGGTGATGAGCCTCTTGCTGGGCCACCGGTACACCCACGAAACCATCAGCGCCATCACCGACCAGGTGCTGGAAGCGGCCGAGGCTTTCCAGAAGCGGCCTTTGCCGGAGGAGATGGCCTTTGTTTACCTGGATGGCTTTTTCTTGAAGGTGCTCAGGGAGGGACTTGGGGTGGAGAGGGCGGCCGTATACGTGGCCCTGGGGGTGACCCCCAAAGGGGAGAGGCAGGTTCTGGGCTTCTGGCTCCTTCCCACGGAGAACGCCCATGCCTGGGGGGAGGTGCTGAAGGAGCTTTGGGAAAGGGGGCTAAGGCGGGTGTTGCTGTTGGTCACCGATGGTCTACCTGGGATAGAGGAGGCCATCAGGAGGGTTTATCCCATGGCGGGGTGGCAGCGGTGCGTGGTGCACATGGTGCGCTCTAGCCTGGGGCAGGTGCGTTCCCGGGACAGGGCTCTTTTGGCCCAAGACCTGAAGGGGGTGTACATGGCGGGGAGCCGACAGGAAGCCCTGGGTGCTTTGGAGAGGCTGAGGGAGGCCTGGGGTGCCAGGTACCCTTCCCTGGTGGCCTCCTGGTGGGAGAACTCGGGGGCTCTGCTCCGTTTCCACGATTACCCCCAGGTGCTCTGGCCCTATCTGCGGAGCACCAACCTGATGGAGAGGTTCATCCGGGAGGTGAGGCGTGGGACGAAGGTGCGGGATCATAAGTTCCCCCGACCCGAGTCTGTGTTTAAGCTCCTTTACTTGGAGGCGGAGCGTCAGGAGGGGAGGTGGTCTGAGCGGCGATTGAAGGGCTTTGCTGAGGTGCGGGAAGTGCTGGAGAAGATGCTTCTGGAGAGGTATGCCCCCCGTACACAGACGCTTACACATAAATCTTGA